One genomic segment of Leptospira sp. GIMC2001 includes these proteins:
- a CDS encoding phage Gp37/Gp68 family protein yields the protein MNNSRIEWTDHTHNEWIGCEKISDGCKNCYAEDLMDKRYKKAKWGAHGNRVLTSINNRNKPFSWDRKAGKEGIRYKVFAQSLSDTFEDREELESWRVELFTRIKLTTNLDWLILTKRPDVAKKFFEKYPEFCDLPNVWLGVSVENQKAADERIPILLDIPCKVRFLSMEPLLGEIDLTNIAGDIGIGLHSYDVLNGKNIHWDDDGKWTPCSSIDWIIVGGESGHNARPMHPNWVRSIRDQCQKAAVPFFFKQWGEWVAQGSGVFIERVPDLDKIIREHDTSFYKVGKKRAGAKLDGMEWKVFPRKIY from the coding sequence ATGAATAACTCTAGAATCGAATGGACAGACCATACACATAACGAATGGATCGGGTGCGAAAAGATTTCCGATGGATGTAAGAATTGTTATGCTGAAGATTTAATGGATAAGCGTTATAAAAAGGCTAAGTGGGGAGCGCATGGAAACCGAGTATTAACTTCGATAAATAACCGAAATAAACCTTTTTCATGGGATAGAAAGGCCGGAAAAGAAGGCATTAGATATAAAGTTTTTGCACAAAGTTTATCAGATACTTTTGAGGATAGAGAAGAATTAGAATCCTGGAGGGTTGAACTATTTACAAGAATTAAATTAACTACAAATTTGGATTGGCTGATTCTAACCAAAAGACCGGACGTTGCAAAAAAGTTTTTTGAAAAGTATCCCGAGTTTTGCGATTTACCAAATGTATGGTTAGGAGTTTCGGTCGAAAATCAAAAGGCAGCCGATGAAAGAATTCCAATACTATTAGATATTCCTTGTAAAGTAAGATTCTTATCAATGGAGCCTTTATTAGGAGAAATCGACCTAACTAATATTGCCGGAGATATTGGAATAGGGCTACATAGTTATGATGTGCTAAATGGTAAAAATATTCACTGGGATGATGATGGCAAGTGGACGCCTTGTAGCTCTATTGACTGGATTATTGTCGGAGGCGAATCAGGACACAATGCACGTCCTATGCATCCAAATTGGGTTCGATCGATTCGTGACCAATGCCAAAAAGCAGCCGTTCCATTCTTTTTTAAGCAATGGGGTGAGTGGGTTGCGCAAGGAAGTGGTGTTTTCATTGAACGTGTTCCTGATCTAGATAAAATAATAAGAGAGCATGATACATCATTTTATAAAGTCGGAAAAAAAAGAGCCGGAGCAAAATTAGATGGTATGGAATGGAAAGTGTTTCCGAGGAAAATCTATTGA
- a CDS encoding MmcB family DNA repair protein codes for MNISSYQILELLKKKHQGQNDVFLSELNTGEARSGTTRMDAWVMPRSWVKPECTAYEIKVSRSDFKKDEKWQTYLPYCNYLYFVAPPGIIDPSELPPEAGLYITSTNGQKLFKKKLSVRRSLEIPQEMFRLALMRCEPSRSLLLTQLDKYDQKQRRLQELEEYLSEKRILKERGAKLGKSIRELIKCQILEVREENKSLRTTIEELKHVMTYLESIGFTESQLKSTDPYYWRYKVLDKVKEFNQAVPEGFIKNLKELESSSKAIIYKLENLRDHENEKN; via the coding sequence ATGAATATAAGCAGCTATCAAATCCTAGAACTTCTAAAGAAGAAACACCAGGGGCAGAATGATGTTTTCCTTAGCGAATTGAATACAGGTGAAGCTCGATCAGGGACAACGCGTATGGATGCATGGGTAATGCCCAGATCTTGGGTTAAACCTGAGTGCACAGCCTATGAGATAAAGGTTTCAAGATCCGATTTCAAAAAGGATGAAAAGTGGCAAACTTATCTTCCTTATTGCAACTATCTGTATTTCGTTGCACCTCCTGGGATAATAGATCCAAGTGAGCTGCCTCCTGAAGCTGGATTGTATATTACATCGACTAATGGTCAAAAGCTGTTTAAGAAGAAACTATCTGTTAGAAGATCTCTGGAGATTCCTCAAGAAATGTTTCGTCTTGCACTTATGAGATGCGAACCTTCAAGAAGCCTGTTGCTCACTCAACTGGATAAATATGACCAAAAACAGAGAAGGCTTCAAGAGCTTGAAGAATATCTTTCGGAAAAGCGAATACTAAAGGAAAGAGGAGCAAAATTAGGTAAGAGTATTCGAGAACTTATAAAATGCCAGATACTTGAGGTAAGAGAAGAAAATAAATCTCTCAGAACGACTATCGAAGAATTGAAGCACGTAATGACCTATCTGGAATCAATAGGATTTACGGAAAGTCAACTAAAGTCGACTGATCCCTATTATTGGAGATACAAAGTTTTGGATAAGGTGAAAGAATTTAATCAAGCGGTACCAGAAGGCTTTATTAAGAATCTCAAAGAACTGGAATCATCTTCCAAGGCAATCATCTATAAGTTAGAAAATTTACGAGACCATGAAAATGAAAAAAATTAA